In Nematostella vectensis chromosome 3, jaNemVect1.1, whole genome shotgun sequence, the genomic window ttgctgttttggtcACTTTTCGCAATGAGACGtcttgctaacaaaacaaattcaagtttcaaactccgcgcggccattttgaatatttgcattataagtaggtaaatcgaTATTACCAAAAATCGTAATGTGCTGCACTGCTAGAAcataagcgcaagagaacgcaactgcgTGATTttgttgcgcttgcgcttctgtttgaccgattcacacttgtgttgcgcttccgtttTCGCTTACGCTTGCGCTTAcatcctagtgagaaccaacttTTAGTTAGATattagatatgatattgattttttttaatattccggtaaattgagaaggaatccaagaataATACATTTaataaaactatccttgtagcgaggggatgcatttttgtgatgatcaaagccagcaagctgaagtacctgagcttttgtaaaagtgagaaaataaagagggagatattactgtactgatgttgttattattatatgctatattattatgttgtaAAAACTACGACAAACATACAATGATCACAAATCGAAGGGAAGAAATCTAGTGCTAATCTAAATCAAAACTGATAGGCTAATAAGTTATTATGACTTACATATGATTCCTTTGAAAGACTCCGTAAAACTCCATGatgaaaaaatggaaaattaaagaaaatagacttcatgatggaCTCACTTCATTTTTGTCTCTTTGGGATCTCTTCTGACTATTATGGGCCCATTTTACTCACTCGTTTCCCTTTCACCCACCCAACATGAATAACGTGAGATAGtctattttctttaattttcctttttttttcatcactaTACAAATTCTCCTGCGTTCTAAAATACAAAGTGTTGGGTctgggagttgcgcggctgactTGACTTGGCGtgacccgcgcgatgaccacaaacaCCAAACACCATCTATTATATTATTgcaaatgcaatcaaagctTTTCTATCTATAATGCTATTGTGGAAATTCATGTCAATTTGAATTATTACCGCGTATTTCCTTCGTCGATTCATGATACGATTAGTCGAAGACCCGACCCGTAGGGCCGTAGAGAAAGAAACAAGTGTTCGGGAGCTTTCTTCAAGGCCAAAATTTGAGGTGCTTTAGCTTTATACACTCAGGAATGAAGTAAAGTTAATTACATTTATTTCTTATGTCATTTTGTATTTTGGTGGGAAAACGGCTGATATTGTCAACAAGGGAATGCAGGAAATGCTGTTGAGACCCAAAATAAATTGTGGCTAATAATCGCGGGTTTATTGGAACAATGAATTAAACAATGATATGTAAGTACTGGTTTATTACAATACTTACTGCtacttaatttaaaaaaaaaagagagtttgttttttttgtaatatttcTCATTATTATTGTTCCCCCAATGCTGCTGCTTCCTAAGTGATGCTCTAAAATTCGCCATGAATATGCTAATatcttaaaacattttttgcttAGTATTCAGATTTTATTACAAACCCTTTTAGTTAGAAAATAGCAAGGTCTCCAGTGGGAGACCGGAGTTCCAAGAAAGGAAGAAGCAGCTCCCATTCGTGTCTATATATCTGTCTTCACAtctgtttttgtatttttttaaatttcaaagcAAATACACCCAAGGGATGTTTAGCCATAGCCCTCCTTGTTACATCCATGGTATTCTAGAAGTTAACCAGATAGGCGTAGTCTTTCCTGAAGGAGTAATTCAAACAGCACCAGAAATATAGGGCCAGCTCATTGTCTCACAAGAGTAGCTGTTGGAAAACAACTTGGTGGACTAAATGTATCTTTTGACTTTCCAGattatttgtttgaaaattgcTATATCCTAAAAACTgttttgaccccccccccccaaatgtgctatcacttataacaattttcaaacacattttctaACAGTGCTCTGCTGTGGATTATATATCTTTATATATATCTCTTTCTATGTAGTTTATGTGTATGTTAGTGTATGCTCTCTGCACTGCTGTATGATAGCATTTGGTAGAAATTTACACTGTgtaaaagataggacaatcagtCGTGTCCACTTTCATGgtgagcccccccccccccccccccaatcaaACCTGGTGAGTTGGTGCTCCTTACCAttcttgccccaatcagtgttaTGATATGGCATTTATAATAACTCAAGATTTTACACAAATGTTTTTAGTATATCCAGGCGGTATTATTATGGCCAAAAATATTGTCATATAtatacacaggtaacccatcaGGTATCCCAGTTAACCCTTTATCGATCGATatcaaaaaggcgggaaaacaagCTCGCCGGCTCTTCagattgtttttcttcttgtcAAAATGTTCTTTTACAATCTTGTCAGGATAATAAAACTCCGACTCAAAGTGCTTATCGTCGCCCAATTCTTTTAACTTCTAAGacctgtttgtttgttgttggttaattttgtttttttggtagATTTTGTTTTCGCAAACTTACTCGGCTATATAAAACAAAGCCCGCTGCCAAAAATTATCAATATCGTAGGATTCCAGCCCGCTCaaaagccaatcagagcgcgcgttcCATcatagccatataataaacacGTATTATAAAATATGTAATTGAAGTTTGCCGAGATCAATTGAGGTAAGAAATcgaactttttttatttctttcacaTTCTTTCATGACAGATGTGCTCGTTTAAGTTTTAATTCTATTCGCcagatatttaataaaaagtcGCCGTTAGTcgctttatgaaatatttattTGTAATTGAACGTTGTACATGAGTGACTTGGTCATTGGCATATTCGGCATATGTTCGGCGTGTTGATAGTGCGAAGCCGTACCTGACACACGCCATTGAAAACTAACCAGCATGACCATCGATATTATTGACAGATGCCCCTTGATATTCGGTTTTCTACCACATACATCGGCTTTCttctgttgttattgttgacatGGATGGATAGTCTACCAGGTTTCGAATGCTGAACGACTTTGCGAGTGAGAaggagcgaaaaaaaaaattaaaaatcgtACTTCTCTCATCGAAAGTGGTGTTAAGCCGAGTGAAAACAGGTGAGAAAAACAACACTAAGGGGCTATAAAGCAAGCAAGCGCATGCACAAAATTGGcgtttttgcattattttctTGCGAAAAACACCGGAGAAGAAtaattttcttcttattttatgAAATTTCGCTTTTCAGTTCAAATATTTGCAACCGTAGTATTTATTTCCTATAAAAATTGCACTGGTCAAAGGGATGCTTTTAATCTATGTTTTCCTTTAAGGAGTAGCCTAGATCAATATTGTTCAAGTAGTTCTTAATTGTAACTCTTCTATTGCCACAAAATATTAAAGACTTTGGATGTGTGTGAATTATTTTAGTACCggtaaaaaatattacaaatatctaaatttgttattttttttctcagaatTTCTTGTAATCGTTTTTTCAATAGTCTCGGATTATTTAGCGTTGATCATACATTTGAGGTCTTAGCAGCTGTTCTATAGTGAGCGCAAAAATAAGGACCGTAACATCTTTATGTCCCTACGTCCTCAGTAATAGTCTAGAAGGTGTTACTCAACTGCAATGTCGTTACAGTACTTACCCGCTTATGAGAACCTAGGTTTTCCCAGGTTAGCCTAAACAGGTTTTTATTTAACGGGtactatttttaattttaggcTACTTAGGTTCTTAAACAGGTtcttaattttaaagaaaaattaaTATACTAAAGGCTGTAGAAGTGCGGTATCTAGATTAATGAAATGTCAATACCGGCCTTCGTACAATGTGTGGTCAAGACCCTTTAATTTAGACGGGGTTCTTAATTGGTATTTTTAAGCTAACAGGTTCTTAaattctaggttcttataagcGGGTAAATACTGCATTATATACTGTTGTATTGTTAGCTGTGTGGCAAGTCACCAacgccaacccccccccccccccccccccgcggTTTAACATGGATCCGCCTAAGAATGGATATGAAACAATTTAGATTACGCTACTTGCCATGCGCATGCGTGTAGTATTAGCCATTATGGGCACACGGGAGTCATTGAGCCAGTTTTAATTGAAACGtgttttatcattttgtaCACAATTTATTAAATTCTATTTCCCCCTATAATGTGTTACTTTATCGTTTGTTTGGCTTTATTATTAGCTTGGTTAGCCAAGCTAATAATTATTAGCGTGGTTAGCCACGGTGCAATATCCCTGAAAAGAAATATTAACTTCTGTTGTAAAAACTGGATGAACTACCCTTTTTATAGGTTAGAGGCATATGTCGAACCGAACTTGAACCAAAATCAATTTGATAACTGGTTAATACTTGTTAAGTAATTAATTTCATACTTTTGTGGAATTTGCAAGAAATAATCCATTGCCAGTGACAGTTTAAGATTTCATTATTAATGAAAGTTCTCGCCGTGCGAGCTTGCATTTTGAAATACAATAAATGCTTCTGGGCGTAGCTAGGGAAATATAATAATCACCGACCAATACATTTAAAACAAGCACATTTTCTGCACATCGGTATTCGCGTTGTAGGCACGTATTTGTGCCTTTAAAGCAGGCcagaaataacaaaatcaaATTTTGGGTTGGCTTCTGTAACCATATTGTTTGTCAGTACGTAAAGCACATGCTCTTTGAGGGGAAACCCGGCTTTTTTATGGATGAGAGGGTGCAGATTATGTTCAAAGGTTttaatttgaaagaaaaagtggtatacaagaaaaaTTGGTAGCAAAAAatggtaacccatcgacttGAATTGTTGTGACGCGATGTCCGGGTACATATATAtgttgggcataattaatgctgtgcttatggatgtttgcacgctgaggttgattcaatgggataattccttgtctgggcttctccaatgtgggccatctttgctacccaaccttattaaaaaattgttttcaggcttattctgggttccttggacctggaaatgttttgtttggcttcggggcaaagagacttataaaaaaaactgttatgattctgggggaggagattgcccacctgtctgtcaaggtgtttccgagactcccatgatgcagtgcaggcatgcaaaatagacTCGCTTCTAATTGAGGTtaagcattgattattgtgaccgattgctgtaaaatgggacctgacgcagcgcaataaaggtatctatttgtgacttgatctgtgtttgcttgtctctatttgtagtctctattttgtgtcttttttggtaaaaaatgTTTCTGAATTAGTCAGAAATCAAGgctgatattttgacaaaagagtcaattccgttacattgcttggatgcAAGGTCGTTTATGCCTTGGAGGAATCCAtaagtatccgggtctggtgatgtttagtttgcatttctgacgttttggagttgggcctatattttacaggcgtctcagggcgtaatagtaatgaaagacttaataaaaaagtaaaacaaataataagaGACACATGCAGTGTAACTGATAAATCAACGCCTTCTAACTCAAAATCTttataaaagtaaaacaaataataagaGACACATGCAGTGTAACTGATAAATCAACGCCTTCTAACTCAAAATCTTTATGCCCAATCAAATAAAATGATATTTGAAGTCTTATATTTCAAAcgtttttaattaaaattggCTCATCTCAATAATAGAAAAGGCATATAAGAGAAAGTAGGCTTCTAGATTGTTTCAGTACAACTAGCATTTTCCCCTATGGTAAATTAGTCTTAAGGTGGTGCCTATGTGCAAAACACGAACACGACTAATCAAATATGGTGAATCTCCAAACTTCGTTTGATGTCATACTTTGCGTAGGTTGTCCGAATAGTGTATATTTAGGAGATACGGAATTTTGAAGGCCTTTTCATTTTCAGGCTGAGAAATGTCATACATAAAGCTGCTAACAAATTCCATAAAGGTTTTGAAATCCGCTTGAATTTTAGTaaattttttaattaaaaaatttCTCCAGAGCAATGCATCACGGGAAGAATAACCTAATCAAAAATAGATTCTTACAAATAATAAGCCTCTACAAAACAGTTGCTATTATAGTAAACAAAAGTTATTTAATATGTGCTGGAGTCACCTCTTTTCCCACGATTGGAACTTTTTTTCTGGTTTCAGTTGAGAGATGTCAAGTACGCCGACAGTGGATCCCGCAATTGTCCCGACAACAAGTCACGTGACACGCGACCAGGCATTCTACCTGACAAAGGTATGTCACGTGATCACCCAATCAACACCACAACTCCACCAGACCACAACTACACCAGACCACAACTACACTAGACCACAACTCCACCAGACCACGACTCCACCAGACCACGACTCCACCAGACCACGACTCCACCAGACCACGACTCCACCAGACCACGACTCCACCAGACCACGACTCCACCAGACCACGACTCCACCAGACCACGACTCCACCAGACCACAACTCCACCAGACCACGACTCCACCAGACCACAACTACACCAGACCACAACTACACCAGACCACGACTCCACCAGACCACAACTCCAGCAGACCACAACTACACCAGACCACGACTCCACCAGACCACGACTCCACCAGACCACGACTCCACCAGAACACGACTCCACCAGACCACAACTCCACCAGACCACGACTCCACCAGACCACAACTACACCAGACCACAACTACACCAGACCACGACTCCACCAGACCACAACTCCAGCAGACCACAACTCCAGCAGACCACAACTACACCAGACCACGACTCCACCAGAACACGACTCCACCAGACCACAACTACACCAGACCACAACTACACCAGACCACAACTACACCAGACCACAACTACACCAGACCACGACTCCACCAGACCACAACTACACCAGGCCACGACTCAACCAGACCACAACTACACCAGACCACAACTCCACCAGACCACGACACCACCAGACCAACAACTCCACCAGACCACGACTCCACCAGACCACGACTCCACCAGACCACGACTCCATTAGACCACAACTGCACCAGACCACAACTACACCAGACCACAACTACACCAGACCACAACTACACCAGGCCACAACTACACCAGACCACGACTCCACCAGACCACGACTCCACCAGACCACAAATCCACCAGATCACAACTCCACCAGACCACGACTCCACCAGACCACAACTCCACCAGGCCGGGTATTTTACCTGAGCAAGGGTGGTCACAGAAAATAAATTCTTATTCTAAACACTTATTTTGCACATCATGTGATCATCTTTATTTTCCTATCAGGTGATCTCCCTTATTTTCCTATCAGGTGATCTCCCTTATTTTCCTATCAGGTGATCCTCCTTATTTTCCCCATCAGGTGCTCAGCCTTGTTTTCTCAATCAGCTGACCTCCATCATTTTTCTATCAGGTGATCAGCTACATCGCGGTGTCTGTGCTGATCATAGCGGGTAACCTGCTGTGTCTGGTGGTATTCCTGCGCACTCCTCAGATGAGGAGGAAGAGGGCCTACTACCTGCTGGTCAGTCTCAGCATCGCGGACGCACTGGTCGGCATTAGCCTCGTTGAGAAGATCATCGTCATGACGTACTACGGAGTCGCCGAAGAGAATAACAATACAGCGAGCGTAATTAATTTCCTCGCCAGCCCCGCCTCTATTTACACGCTCGCGACGATTTCCATAGAGCGCTTTATCGTCACGGTCTTCCCTCTTTACTACCGCTCATCTGGGAAATCACTATACGTCGCAATGATAGGTATCCCATGGGCATGCGCGGTAGTAGTTGTCACGCTGTACATTTTGGCGGTCAATGCGCGGGCGCTACCACCAGTTGTTGTAACGTACACAAGAATCACGATCCCAGTCTCGCTcctcatcatcttcatctgctGCACCGCGCTCACTGTGAAACTTAAGTATGGCAGTCGCGTGTTGTCGGTCAGCAGCCGGCAAATATTGCGTGACAGGAAGCTGGCTATCACGCTTCTGATTGTCACGCTTTTGTCCTTGATCACGTGGGTGCCGTTTGGTGTTTACGTGACAGTATTGTATTACTGTATGGACTGTAAGAAAGAGACATACGCGAGGGATTTATACCTTGCGCTTAATTGGCTGCGGTTTCTCAACTCGGGAATCAATGTCGTCATATATATGTTCAGAATGCCGGAGTTTAAGCGGGGCGTCGCAAGAATCACACCTAGTCTCTATCGCCAACAAAATCTTCCGGCAGAGACTGGGACAAGGTCCTGCACGGAAGGCAGCGAGTTACAAATAGAGGCGAGCGCAAGAAAGACATTTGCCTCCAACAGCAGCTCACGCAACGTGGCCGGTAGTTGCGATTAAGTTATTCCACTGGCAAGAACTTACTTATCCCAACAAACTTGATAAGGACAATTAGAGGATCATATTCTTTTTGGCAAACCAGTTAAAAAGAGTATAAGATTAATGTAAATAACTTTGATCGTCTCTTTGATACATTTTGCATTAGAAGTATCATCTAGACACCTATAGGGTAAGCTAAAATAAGCGAGTTCTTTCAATATTCTGTTTTAAACAACTTCTTTCAAGAAACTAGCAAAAAATAGATGGTTAAAGATTgtatgtattcaattttttttatagaaattaaTCTGTAAGAAGTAGGAGTTAAGGATTAGtctaataatattaaaaagttGCAAAGTGCTTTTCGGCACTGCCGCTGCAAGCTCGATAAAGAATTGTAGcaatttttttgaaaaaaaaagaatctgTTGGAAATGTATTTTACCTtgtaaaaaacattttctcttcTCGCTGTTATTGGCTCTCGTGAGGTCCGGTATCCTACGACCCGGACCCCGCGATATCGGCCCGCTCACGATGCTCGAAATAATAATGAATCGAAAACCGACTTtctatttgtcattttatcttGAATCCTTTGACCTCACTGAAAATCAGCCTCTCGACAATCACTTGAGATCATACAATAGTCGGTTTTTCGGGCCAATTTTTCAGAACTTATTATATGATGTATATATGATGGAACAACACTTGAGGTGTTAAATAGCGTTCGAATAAACGACGTTGATCCACGAGTGATCCTCTCTCTTAACTTGCTGTTGTGTTAGGAGATATTTCTAGTTTATAAACAATTTGGCTGTGCGTAGCCAGGTCGTCCACAAGtagcgttttttttatatcggaccaagagagc contains:
- the LOC5504138 gene encoding probable G-protein coupled receptor 21, whose protein sequence is MSSTPTVDPAIVPTTSHVTRDQAFYLTKVISYIAVSVLIIAGNLLCLVVFLRTPQMRRKRAYYLLVSLSIADALVGISLVEKIIVMTYYGVAEENNNTASVINFLASPASIYTLATISIERFIVTVFPLYYRSSGKSLYVAMIGIPWACAVVVVTLYILAVNARALPPVVVTYTRITIPVSLLIIFICCTALTVKLKYGSRVLSVSSRQILRDRKLAITLLIVTLLSLITWVPFGVYVTVLYYCMDCKKETYARDLYLALNWLRFLNSGINVVIYMFRMPEFKRGVARITPSLYRQQNLPAETGTRSCTEGSELQIEASARKTFASNSSSRNVAGSCD